The DNA sequence GACAGTTTCACGCCTTCCTTTTGTTGTTTTGCTGACGGGCCTGCTCGGTCTGGCAGGTTGCAGCGTGCACGAGCCGGCAGCGCTGTACCAGCTCGACAGCGGCAAGCCTGAGCAACCCACCCAGAGTACCGGCATGGCCGTGTTGCTGGGGCCGGTTTCGGTTGCCGATTATCTGCAGCGCGAAACCCTGTTGCAGCGCCAACCCGATGGCAGCCTGACCGCAGCGACCGATGGGCGCTGGGCTGGCAGTCTGTCGGCGGACATCGATCAACTGTTGCTGCGCCAACTGGCCTGGCGCCTGGATAGCCAGCGCGTGGTACTGGCCCCGGCGACCACCGGTTTCACCCCGGACGTGCAAGTCCTGCTGTCGATCACTCGCCTGGACTCGGGCACAAACCAGCCGGCCATCCTCGACGCCCAGTGGCGCCTGATCGACCGGCGTGGTCAGGTACGTGACAACCGTATCGTTCACCTTGAAGAACCGCATCAGGGCAGCGCTGCAGCCCAGGTTCAGGCTCAGGGCGTGTTGTTGCAGCGCCTGGCCGAGCAACTGACCGTCGCGGTGAAACCGCTGGCCAATCAGCCACCGATTGTCGAAGAGCCGCGCAAGGCAGCGCCGACACATGTGCGCAAGGAAGAGCCGGAGAAGCCCAAGATTCCACTGGCTTCGCCGATCCGAACGGATATGGAAGTGTTCCGCTTCTAAACAAAAAAGCCCGCATCTCGATGCGGGCTTTTTCATTCTGGCTCGATGACCTTCTGTCAGCTCTTGACCCGCGTCTCGTGCATCCGCGCCAGTTGGCGCTCCAGCAGCGACGGGTAGGGCTCCAGCAGCCGCTCGACACAGCAGGCACCCTCGGGGCTGGCGATGGGGCGGATGCGA is a window from the Pseudomonas sp. LS1212 genome containing:
- a CDS encoding membrane integrity-associated transporter subunit PqiC, which gives rise to MTVSRLPFVVLLTGLLGLAGCSVHEPAALYQLDSGKPEQPTQSTGMAVLLGPVSVADYLQRETLLQRQPDGSLTAATDGRWAGSLSADIDQLLLRQLAWRLDSQRVVLAPATTGFTPDVQVLLSITRLDSGTNQPAILDAQWRLIDRRGQVRDNRIVHLEEPHQGSAAAQVQAQGVLLQRLAEQLTVAVKPLANQPPIVEEPRKAAPTHVRKEEPEKPKIPLASPIRTDMEVFRF